One Oryza brachyantha chromosome 3, ObraRS2, whole genome shotgun sequence DNA segment encodes these proteins:
- the LOC102714354 gene encoding B3 domain-containing protein Os03g0184500 isoform X2: protein MAIDKGMSPYEAARERTVEENKRKMEALNLRHLSAALALAPKTPSPMKRRRIVEAAVVAPSPPRRSRRLANLPEVKYAEGASNGSERMKRSPRKPIDSIYLATRGSISMEARLEAARKAEELESQLDPEFPSFVKPMLHSHVVRGFWLGLPRHFCETYLPKRDAIVTLVDEKDEEFDTNYLAYKNGLSGGWAGFALDHGLLDGDATVFQLIKPTTFKVHIIRATVGDGNEATK, encoded by the exons atGGCGATCGACAAGGGGATGTCGCCGTACGAGGCAGCGCGGGAGAGGACGGTGGAGGAGAACAAGCGCAAGATGGAGGCGCTCAACCTGcgccacctctccgccgccctcgccctcgcccccAAGACCCCCTCCCCCATG AAGAGGCGCAGGATCGTCGAGGCGGCCGTCGTGGCCCCGTCCCCGCCGAGGAGGTCCCGCCGCCTCGCTAACCTCCCTGAGGTCAAGTATGCAGAG GGAGCATCCAATGGCTCAGAGAGGATGAAAAG GTCTCCAAGAAAACCGATTGATAGCATCTACCTGGCGACCCGTGGATCAATTTCCATGGAAGCTAGGCTTGAGGCAGCCAGAAAAGCAGAGGAACTGGAATCACAACTTGACCCTGAATTCCCCTCCTTCGTGAAGCCAATGCTACATTCACATGTGGTGCGTGGATTCTGGTTG GGTTTACCCAGGCATTTCTGTGAGACTTACCTGCCAAAACGTGATGCCATTGTCACTTTGGTGGATGAGAAAGATGAAGAATTTGATACCAATTACCTTGCCTACAAGAATGGTCTAAGTGGTGGCTGGGCTGGTTTTGCTTTGGATCATGGATTGTTGGATGGAGATGCGACAGTTTTTCAATTGATCAAGCCTACCACCTTCAAG GTACATATTATCCGAGCTACTGTTGGTGATGGAAATGAGGCAACCAAGTGA
- the LOC102706738 gene encoding UDP-glucuronate:xylan alpha-glucuronosyltransferase 2 yields the protein MGVTSGAGEALKSSTSSSPMAGLRAAAIVKLNAAFLAFFFLAYMALLLHPKYSYLLDRGASSLARCNAFRDACSTSTATTTSQLSRKLGGVAANKAVAAERIVNAGRAPAMFDELRGRLLMGLVNIGRDELLALGVEGDAVAVDFERVSDVFRWSDLFPEWIDEEEDDEGPSCPELPMPDFSRYGDVDVVVASLPCNRTDSAWNRDVFRLQVHLVAAHMAARRGRRHGGGGRVRVVLRSECEPMMDLFRCDEAVGRDGEWWMYMVDVERLDEKLRLPVGSCNLALPLWGPGGIQEVFNVSELAAAESAGSGQRRRREAYATVLHSSDTYLCGAIVLAQSIRRAGSTRDLVLLHDHTVSKAALRALAAAGWTPRKIKRIRNPRAERGTYNEYNYSKFRLWQLADYDRVVFVDADILVLRDLDPLFRFPQLTAVGNDGSLFNSGVMVIEPSQCTFESLIRQRRTIRSYNGGDQGFLNEVFVWWHRLPRRVNYLKNFWANTTAERALKERLFRSDPPEVWSIHYLGLKPWTCYRDYDCNWNIPDQRVYASDAAHARWWQVYDDMGDVMRAPCRLTERRKIEIAWDRHLAEQAASSDHHWKINITDPRKWE from the exons ATGGGGGTGACCAGCGGCGCCGGGGAGGCGCTCAAGTCGTCgacatcgtcgtcgccgatgGCCGGgctgcgggcggcggcgatcgtgAAGCTCAACGCGGCGTTCctcgccttcttcttcctcgcgtACATGGCGCTGCTCCTCCACCCCAAGTACTCGTACCTCCTCGACcgcggcgcctcctccctcgcccGCTGCAACGCCTTCCGCGACGCCTgctcgacgtcgacggcgacgacgacgtcccAGCTCTCTCGGAAG ctcggcggcgtggcggcaaacaaggcggtggcggcggagaggatCGTGAACGCGGGGCGGGCGCCGGCCATGTTCGACGAGCTCCGGGGGCGGCTGCTGATGGGCCTCGTGAACATCGGCCGCGACGAGCTGCTGGCGCTCGGCGTGGAGGGCGACGCCGTGGCCGTCGACTTCGAGCGCGTCTCCGACGTGTTCCGGTGGTCGGACCTCTTCCCGGAGTGgatcgacgaggaggaggacgacgagggccCGTCCTGCCCGGAGCTCCCCATGCCGGACTTCTCCCGCTACGGCGACGTCGACGTGGTGGTGGCGTCCCTTCCGTGCAACCGCACCGACAGCGCCTGGAACCGCGACGTGTTCAGGCTGCAGGTGCACCTGGTGGCGGCGCACATGGCGGCGCGCCGGGGGAggaggcacggcggcggcggccgcgtgcGCGTCGTGCTGCGCAGCGAGTGCGAGCCCATGATGGACCTGTTCCGGTGCGACGAGGCGGTGGGGAGGGACGGCGAGTGGTGGATGTACATGGTCGACGTCGAGCGGCTGGACGAGAAGCTCCGGCTTCCCGTCGGCTCATGCAACCTTGCCCTGCCGCTCTGGGGACCCGGAG GGATCCAGGAGGTGTTCAACGTGtcggagctggcggcggcggagtcggcCGGGagcgggcagcggcggcggcgggaggcgtaCGCCACGGTGCTGCACTCGTCGGACACGTACCTGTGCGGCGCGATCGTGCTGGCGCAGAGCATCCGGCGGGCGGGCTCGACGCGCgacctcgtcctcctccacgACCACACCGTCTCCAAGGCGGCGCTgcgggcgctggcggcggccggctggACCCCGCGCAAGATCAAGCGCATCCGCAACCCGCGCGCGGAGCGCGGCACCTACAACGAGTACAACTACAGCAAGTTCCGGCTATGGCAGCTCGCCGACTACGACCGCGTGGTGTTCGTCGACGCCGACATCCTCGTCCTCCGCGACCTGGACCCGCTGTTCCGCTTCCCGCAGCTCACCGCGGTCGGCAACGACGGGTCCCTCTTCAACTCCGGCGTCATGGTGATCGAGCCGTCGCAGTGCACGTTCGAGTCGCTGATCCGGCAGCGCCGCACCATCCGCTCCTACAACGGCGGTGACCAGGGGTTCCTCAACGAGGTGTTCGTCTGGTGGCACCGCCTCCCCCGGCGGGTGAACTACCTCAAGAACTTCTGGGCGAACACGACGGCGGAGCGCGCCCTCAAGGAGCGCCTGTTCCGCTCCGACCCGCCGGAGGTGTGGTCCATCCACTACCTCGGCCTCAAGCCATGGACGTGCTACCGCGACTACGACTGCAACTGGAACATCCCCGACCAGCGCGTCTACGCCAGCGACGCCGCCCACGCCCGGTGGTGGCAGGTGTACGACGACATGGGGGACGTCATGCGCGCGCCGTGCCGCCTGACGGAGCGGAGGAAGATCGAGATCGCCTGGGACCGCCACCTCGCCGAGCaggccgcctcctccgacCACCACTGGAAGATCAACATCACCGACCCCCGCAAGTGGGAGTAG
- the LOC102714354 gene encoding B3 domain-containing protein Os03g0184500 isoform X1 has protein sequence MAIDKGMSPYEAARERTVEENKRKMEALNLRHLSAALALAPKTPSPMKQKRRRIVEAAVVAPSPPRRSRRLANLPEVKYAEGASNGSERMKRSPRKPIDSIYLATRGSISMEARLEAARKAEELESQLDPEFPSFVKPMLHSHVVRGFWLGLPRHFCETYLPKRDAIVTLVDEKDEEFDTNYLAYKNGLSGGWAGFALDHGLLDGDATVFQLIKPTTFKVHIIRATVGDGNEATK, from the exons atGGCGATCGACAAGGGGATGTCGCCGTACGAGGCAGCGCGGGAGAGGACGGTGGAGGAGAACAAGCGCAAGATGGAGGCGCTCAACCTGcgccacctctccgccgccctcgccctcgcccccAAGACCCCCTCCCCCATG AAGCAGAAGAGGCGCAGGATCGTCGAGGCGGCCGTCGTGGCCCCGTCCCCGCCGAGGAGGTCCCGCCGCCTCGCTAACCTCCCTGAGGTCAAGTATGCAGAG GGAGCATCCAATGGCTCAGAGAGGATGAAAAG GTCTCCAAGAAAACCGATTGATAGCATCTACCTGGCGACCCGTGGATCAATTTCCATGGAAGCTAGGCTTGAGGCAGCCAGAAAAGCAGAGGAACTGGAATCACAACTTGACCCTGAATTCCCCTCCTTCGTGAAGCCAATGCTACATTCACATGTGGTGCGTGGATTCTGGTTG GGTTTACCCAGGCATTTCTGTGAGACTTACCTGCCAAAACGTGATGCCATTGTCACTTTGGTGGATGAGAAAGATGAAGAATTTGATACCAATTACCTTGCCTACAAGAATGGTCTAAGTGGTGGCTGGGCTGGTTTTGCTTTGGATCATGGATTGTTGGATGGAGATGCGACAGTTTTTCAATTGATCAAGCCTACCACCTTCAAG GTACATATTATCCGAGCTACTGTTGGTGATGGAAATGAGGCAACCAAGTGA
- the LOC102714077 gene encoding putative leucine-rich repeat receptor-like serine/threonine-protein kinase At2g04300, translating to MPIAIAFLFLLFAVVLSSHVAAAAVPQPPGFYINCGAEKEEQIGSIRWIQDEGFITVGNVSAVDKPNVLPLLSTVRYFPDATARKYCYQLPVVKGSRYLVRTTYFYGGFDGGAEPPVFDQIVDGTRWSAVNTTENFRRGMSTYFEMVAEASGKTMSVCLARRPDTASSPFISALELVSLKDSMYNATDFGKYVMSTVARSRFGAKGEIVSYPDDQYNRYWAPFADANPTVESHSPITPEEFWNMPPAKALRAGITTSRGKKLAVQWPPVELPAASYYVALYFQDSRTASPYSWRVFDVAVNGKEFFRDLNASAAGVMVYSSMMQLSGKTVIALTPSVTSPVGPLINAGEIYQIVPLGGRTATRDVVAMEDLARSFKNPPPDWAGDPCLPRENSWTGVVCSEGSPVRVTSLDLKNHGLSGSLPDSFGNLTGIQTIYLSGNKLTGSIPDLTSMHILTALRVDGNQLSGAISPSLGTLVNLKELYLNNNNLTGLIPESLKNKPGLDMRTEGNKLG from the exons ATGCCAATCGCCAttgccttcctcttcctcctcttcgccGTCGTTCTATCCTCccatgtcgccgccgccgccgtcccgcaACCTCCAG GGTTCTACATAAACTGTGGGGCGGAGAAGGAGGAGCAGATAGGGAGCATCAGGTGGATCCAGGATGAGGGGTTCATCACCGTCGGGAACGTGTCCGCCGTCGACAAGCCCAACGTCCTGCCGCTGCTGTCCACCGTGCGGTACTTCCCCGACGCGACGGCGCGCAAGTACTGCTACCAGCTGCCGGTCGTCAAGGGGTCGCGGTACCTCGTGCGGACCACCTACTTCTATGGCGggttcgacggcggcgccgagccgCCGGTGTTCGACCAGATCGTCGACGGCACCCGCTGGAGCGCCGTGAATACCACCGAGAACTTCCGCCGCGGCATGTCCACCTACTTCGAGATGGTGGCGGAGGCGAGCGGGAAGACGATGAGCGTGTGCCTGGCGCGCCGGCCGGACACGGCGTCGAGCCCGTTCATCTCGGCGCTGGAGCTCGTCAGCCTCAAGGACTCCATGTACAACGCCACCGACTTTGGCAAGTACGTCATGAGCACGGTGGCGCGCAGCCGGTTCGGCGCCAAGGGCGAGATCGTGAG CTATCCAGATGACCAGTACAACCGGTACTGGGCGCCGTTCGCCGACGCCAACCCGACGGTGGAGAGCCACTCGCCGATCACGCCGGAGGAGTTCTGGAACATGCCGCCGGCCAAGGCACTCAGGGCCGGCATAACGACGAGCCGGGGGAAGAAGCTGGCCGTGCAGTGGCCGCCGGTCgagctgccggcggcgagctacTACGTGGCGCTCTACTTCCAGGACTCGCGCACGGCGAGCCCCTACAGCTGGCGCGTCTTCGACGTGGCCGTCAACGGCAAGGAGTTCTTCCGGGACCTCAACGCCTCGGCGGCCGGCGTCATGGTGTACTCCAGCATGATGCAGCTGTCCGGCAAGACGGTTATCGCGCTCACGCCCAGCGTGACGTCGCCGGTCGGCCCGCTCATCAACGCCGGCGAGATCTACCAGATTGTGCCGCTCGGCGGCCGGACGGCTACCAGAGATG TGGTTGCAATGGAGGATCTTGCCAGGAGCTTCAAGAACCCGCCACCGGACTGGGCCGGCGACCCTTGCCTGCCGCGGGAAAACTCATGGACCGGAGTTGTCTGCTCCGAGGGCTCACCCGTGCGCGTCACATCACT GGATCTAAAAAATCACGGTCTTTCAGGATCGCTGCCTGACAGTTTTGGAAATTTGACTGGGATACAAACTAT CTATCTCAGTGGCAACAAACTCACAGGCTCCATACCTGATTTGACCAGCATGCACATCTTGACAGCATT GCGTGTTGATGGCAATCAGTTAAGTGGAGCAATCAGCCCATCACTGGGAACACTCGTCAATCTGAAAGAGCT ATACCTGAACAACAACAATCTCACTGGCCTGATACCAGAAAGCCTGAAAAACAAACCTGGACTTGACATGAG gacTGAGGGGAACAAACTTGGTTGA
- the LOC102707016 gene encoding putative dihydroflavonol 4-reductase has translation MRVVVTGATGYLGSRLCGALAGAGHAVRAFALREAGSVEEAGLLPASVELAYGDVADVESLAAAFDGCDAVFHLAAAVEAWLPDPSVFITVNVGGLENVLKAGRRTPTVKKIIYTSSFFAIGPTNGYVADETQMHQGKSFCTEYEKSKVLADQIALQAAAEGMPITIVYPGFMYGPGKLTGGNLVARILIERFNGRLPGYIGHGHDRQSFCHVDDVASGHVAAMEKGRAGERYLLTGENTSLAQIFAMAARITNTKEPRFHIPLWLVELYGWISVLVSRITGKLPFISYPAVRALRNQWAYSCEKAKRELGYSPRSLTEGLSETLVWLKDSEMIRF, from the exons atGAGGGTGGTGGTGACCGGCGCAACGGGGTACCTCGGCAGCCGCCTGTGCGGCGcgctggccggcgccggccacgccGTGCGCGCGTTCGCGCTCCGCGAGGCCGGCAGCGTAGAGGAGGCCGGCCTGCTCCCGGCGTCCGTCGAGCTGGCGTACGGCGACGTCGCCGACGTGGAGTCACTCGCCGCAGCCTTCGACGGGTGCGACGCCGTcttccacctcgccgccgccgtcgaggcgtGGCTGCCCGACCCCTCCGTTTTCATCACG GTCAATGTTGGAGGACTTGAGAATGTTTTGAAGGCTGGCAGGAGAACACCAACAGTAAAGAAGATAATTTACACGTCATCATTCTTTGCGATTGGCCCAACCAATGGTTATGTTGCAGATGAGACACAG ATGCATCAAGGAAAATCCTTCTGCACGGAGTATGAGAAATCAAAGGTTCTTGCAGACCAGATCGCTTTGCAGGCAGCAGCAGAGGGGATGCCAATCACCATCGTCTACCCAGGATTCATGTACGGTCCTGGAAAACTTACAGGAGGAAATCTTGTCGCCCGTATA TTAATCGAAAGGTTCAATGGACGCCTGCCTGGTTACATCGGCCATGGCCATGATCGACAATCATTCTGCCATGTCGACGATGTTGCCAGTGGACATGTAGCAGCAATGGAGAAAGGCAGAGCAGGGGAAAGGTACCTCCTCACCGGAGAGAACACGTCGCTGGCTCAGATCTTCGCCATGGCTGCCAGGATCACCAACACAAAGGAGCCCAGATTCCACATACCACTCTGGCTGGTCGAACTGTACGGGTGGATCTCAGTTCTTGTTTCAAGGATCACTGGGAAGCTCCCGTTCATCAGCTATCCT GCAGTACGTGCTCTTAGGAATCAATGGGCATACTCATGTGAGAAGGCCAAGAGGGAGCTGGGGTACAGTCCTAGGAGCTTGACTGAAGGTCTATCAGAGACGCTCGTGTGGCTTAAGGATAGCGAGATGATCAGATTCTAG